The sequence GCATTTGCATCATTAGAACCACCTTTTCCTCTTGAGCCGGTATATTTAATTAAACTAATACCATTACCAACTACGGCAGAATTGTTTTTCTCAAAAGCCTCCGGATAATTCGGATCAAATCCTGCTGCAACATCAGCAGACAACATTCTTGAATTTGATAACGTCCTTTTAAATTTAATTAAGTTTGAATCTTTACCTAAAATTTCTGCTACTGCATTTTCAAAAAATTGAGAATGCATTCCGGTGCTGCCTACACTCCCGATCTCCTCTTTATCCACAAATAAACCTACGGATGTTCTTTCCGGGATATCCATATCTAATATTGCCTTTAGAGAAGTATATGCACATACTCTATCGTCATGACCATAAGAAGATATAAGACCTCTGTCCAATCCTACGTCTCTTGCCTTGCCTGAAGGTACCGCTTCTATTTCTGCCGTCAGAAAATCAGATTCGGTTATTCCATATTTCTGGTATAAAGTATTCAATATATTAAGTTTTATTTTATTATCCAAATCCTTCTCCTTATAAGGAATACTTCCTGCAATAATATTAAGCCCTTCTCCTGCTATTCCTTCGTCAAGAGTCTTAGCCATCTGGTCTTTAGCCAAGTGAATTAATAAATCCGTTATTAGAAATACAGGGTCCTTTTCATCTTCTCCTATTTCAACTTCTATTTCTTCCCCATTCTTCTTAATTACAATTCCATGAAGAGATAAAGGAATGGAAACCCATTGATATTTCTTTATTCCGCCATAATAATGGGTCTTAAGCAAAGCTAAATTTGAATCCTCATAAAGAGGAGCTTGCTTCAAATCAAGCCTTGGCGAATCTATATGAGAGCCGATTATATTCATTCCCTTTTCCATATCTTCCTTTCCTATGACAAAAAGTGCTACTCCCTTATTTTTATTATTAAAATAAATCTTATCTCCGGCTTTTATCTTCTTTCCAGTTTCTAATATTTTTTCTAATGGTTTAAACCCTTTTTCTTCAGCCCTTCTGATTATCTCTTTAGTTGCTTTTCTTTCAGTTTTTCCGACATTTAAAAATTCTTTATAATCCTCACCCATTTGAAAGATCTTGTTGAACTCATCTTCTTCAACATACTCCCAAGTATTTTTATGTTTTAAGAATAATTCCTCCTGAAGCATTTTCCCTTTACTCTTTTCACTCATTTAAATCCCACCTTTATATTTTCTTTATATTATTTTTATAAGCAAATATGGCTGCTTGGATTCTATCATTTACTTTAATCTTCTTAAATATATTAGAAACATGATTTTTAACAGTTTTTTCGCTTATGTATAATTTATCTGCTATCTCTTTATTGTTAATTCCTTCTGCCAAAAGGGTGAGAACTTCATATTCTCTTCTGGTTAAAGACTTAATCTTAGCTAAATCTTTATTCTCCTCTCCTTTTGAATTAATCTCATCAACAAGCATCGAAGCAATACTGGGCTGTATATAAGTCTTACCGGCATAAACGTCTTTAATGGCTTTGACCAAACTGTCCGAATCAGAATCTTTTAAAATATATCCATTTGCTCCAATTTTCATAGTCTCAAAAAGATATTCCCGAGCATCATGAATAGTTAGCATAATAATTTTAGATGTTTGTCCCATATCTTTCAATCTTCTTAATACTTCAATTCCATTTAATTTGGGCATATTTATATCCAATAATATAACATCAGGCTTACATTCTACTGCCTTCTTTATGGTCTCTTCCCCGTCTCCGGATTGAGCGATAACTTCAATATTATTTCCCAGCTCTAACAATTGCTTCAGTCCCTCTCTCATTAAAACATGATCGTCTGCTATCATCACTGTTATATTCTTACCTTTCATACGTATAGTTCCTCCTCTACAAATGGTATATAAAAATAAAGTTTCGTTCCCTTCCCTGGAGACGACTTAATTTGTAATTCACCATCTAATAATTCAATTCTTTCACGCATACTTATTAATCCAAATCCATTTTTCTTCGGCTCATATTCAATATGTTTATTATCGCAATCAAACCCAACTCCATTATCCGAAATAATTACATTTAATCTTGACTTTGCCTTCTCTACCATAATAGAACAAATACTTGCCTGAGAATGTTTTTTGACATTGGCCAGAGCTTCTTGAATTACTCTAAAAACCGCAACTCCTATAGTCGAATTAACATCGCTTATGTCGCCGATAACGTTTAACTTTACAATTATACTGTTTTCTTTCATATAATTATATATATATCTCTCCAACGTCGGCTTCAATCCTAAGTCGTCCAAAGACATAGGTCTTAAGTCATAAATTATTTTTCTTACATCTTTAAGGGTTTCTCTTACTATTGTTTTCAAGTTGCCGAGTTCAACCTTTGCTCTCTCTTTATCTAAATCCTGTAACTTTTCACACAGCTCTGCTTTTATCAAAATATTTGCCATGGATTGAGCAGGCCCGTCATGAATGTCTCTTGCGACTCTTTCCCTCTCTTCTTCTTGTCCTTCGATTATTTTAATACCTAAATATTGACGTTTCCCCAAGTCATCTATAGTTAAAAGGATTTGATCGGTATTTTCTTGAAGATATTTTACTGCAACTCCGATTTTTTTATTTACATTATCTGCCTTTTTCATAATGTCAAGATTGGCCTTAAGTCTTAATTCATACTCATATCTTCTTTCCAGCAAAGTTCTTTCTTTTTCTCTTAAGAGAATAAGTTTTATTCTTAAATCATTTGCTTCTTCATAAGCATCCTTTATATCCTGCTCACTATATATGTCAAAATTTTTACTAACGGTAGCAAGCTTAAACCTGGCCTTTCTTTCTTCAATTTCAGCAAAATCTACTTCCTTGGTTGTATTATCCACCAATTTTTTTATATCCGATAGTTCTTCTTCTATCCTTGTATATTCCTTTTTGATATTTTCCGATATATCAATTATTTCCTCTCTTCCTGTTTCAATAGCGTTAATTGTTTGATGAAATACATCATTGATCCTCTTTATGTTTAAAGAATCACTCATTACATACACCTCTAAACTAAATTTTCATCTGCTCTATTTCACTTTTTTCACTATCATTAAGAACTTTTTCTAAATCGATAATAATTATAAGCCTTTCTTCACTTAATTTTCCCACCCCTATTATATATTTTCTATCTATACTTGAAATAATATCCGGTGCAGGATCAATCTCATTGTCATTTAACCTTACCGTTTGAGATGCCTCATCTACTACAAACCCTATTTGTTTTTCATTAAGATTAATAATAATAACTCTGGTATCAGCATTAATTTCCGTATTCTCAAGATTAAACCTCTTCTTTAAGTTAATTATAGGTATTACTTTACCTCTATAATTGATTATTCCATCAATAAACTTAGGAGTATTGGGAACTTTCACCGTTTCTTTATAAGATCCTATTTCTTTGACATTCATAATATCAATTCCATATTCTTCTTTTCCTAATTTAAAAACTACATATTGATTTTCTGACATAAATCTTCCCTCCTATTCTAAATATAATATATTTCTACATTTTTCTCATTTATCCTTCTATATAATAAATATAATCTTTAGTACCTACTATTGAAATTGCAGGACTATTTTCCATTATTTGTAATTAAAATCAAAAATAATAGAACCCTGATTACTACTAAATATATAATTAAAAAGTACACAATGTGTACTTTTTAATTATATAAAAATAAGCATAAATAAAGACGCTAAAAAATCAATAACCCCTATTATCATAAATATCTTATTTAAAACCTTGTACAATTCTTTGCGAAATTTAAGATTGTCATGCATTCTTACCTTAGAAATAGTTTTATCATCAAATCGAGTTTGCCTCAACTCATCTATTGAAATCTCCCCTTCTGATTTTTTTACAATCTTCTTATGGAGAGACCAAGATTGTAATTCAAACACAACCCCAACTACCAAAAACACCATTGAGACTATAAAAAAATTATTACTCAATCTTGTAGAAAAACCTGTTTCTTTATTGATAAATAAGGATAAGAATAGCACCACTGCCATATCTATGGATAATAATATAATTATTAATTTTTTCCTATTCTGCTTGTATTTTTCCACAGCTTTCCCTCTTCTTTATTTGAAATGGCAATTTAATATTGCCCTTATCAAACTTTTCTTCCTTAAGTTCTTTAATGATTTTTCTTATTGCCACCGCTCCAATATCGTAATAGGGTTCTTTAATCGTAGTAAGTTTAGGTCTAAGAATCTGACTTATTTTAATGTCACCGTAGCCTGCCACAGAAATATCATCGGGTACCTTTACTCCGCAATCGTAGAAATAATTAATCAGCCCTATAGCAAGCTCGTCATGACTTAGGAATACCGCTGTAGCATCATATTTTTCTACTAAATCTTCAACTTCCTTGCCTATATCATATCCGTCTTCAATGCTACATCCTTTTGCAAAACAGATTAATTCGTCTCCCTCTCCAAATTCATCAATGGCCTTTTTATATCCTTCAATTTTGAACTTTTCCAATGAATATTCTTCGTTTTCATGAGTGCTGACATAAATAATATTTTTATGTCCCAAACTGATTAAATAATTAGTCATCTCATAACTTGCATCTAAATCGTCTATGGATACCGTAAGGACATTTTCCATATAGAAATACTTATTCAAATACACAAATGGTATGTTCTGTTGATCTATTTGTTCTTTAACTTTTTCATTTATTATTTCGGATATTAATATTATTCCTTCCACCTGTTTCCTATTCAATAGCTGAATAAATTTTAGCTCCGTCTCCTTATCTCCATAACTGCTGCACAACAATATATCATAATTATACATCTTACCTACTTCTTCAATTCCTCTAATTATCTGAGCTACATAGGAATTCCCTATATCAGTGGCAATCACACCTATCAAGAAAGATTTTTTAGTCACTAATGTTCTAGCCACCTCATTAGGTTTATATCCCAGCTCGTCAATAACCTCCAAGACTCTTTTTCTTACCTCGGGACTCACTGGTTTTGAATCATTTATAACTCTGGATACTGTTGATATAGAAACTTCCGCCATTTTAGCCACATCTTTAATTGTTGCTGACATTTTCAATCCTCCTATTCATAGGTGTATTAATTATCTTTAATTATTTGTTAAATTATATCACAATTAAAAGTATATATGCAAATAAATAACTCAATTAAGCAAAGGCGAAAATATGCTGCATATAGCTTTAATAAAATTATAACTGTTATAATCGAACTCTTTCTCTTTAAGTGGAACCGACAAATATACAATACCTTTCATTATACCTTTATAAATCAACGGAAATACAACTATTGACTTCCAATTAGGTATCCCTGATAAAGCATCCACATCTCCGATATCTTCCCAATCAATTAAAAATTCACCTTTTTTGCTCTCTATAGTTTTCTCCAATATTTCCTTATTATAATAAGGAATCTTTGAAAATCCCTTCGTAAATCTTTTACGGGAATAAGATTTTTCTATTTTCCCTGAATCGCTTAATGTAAATAAAATAATATTCTCTGCTGATAATATTTCCATAGTTCTCCCTAGAAATTCATAAATTTTATTTCTCAAAGAATTATCCTTTCTTAAAAGATCTACCATATCCATTAATGCCAATACGTTTCTTTGATCTTGAACGGTATTGCCGGTAACTATTCCGGCCAGTCTGTCTACCCTTTCAAAAGAATTAACAATATTGGAATTCCAGGCTTCTACCCTGTTTCTTCCATTCTCTTTTGCACAATATAAAGCTTGATCTGCTTCTTCGATTAATTCTTCTTTAAACTGACTATGATCTGGAAATATGGATATTCCTATGCTTACTGTTAAAAGGCAGCTTGAATTTTCAATATTTAACTCCTCTATTTTTTTCCTTAATTTTTCTGCAACTTCCTTTGCATCCCTTTCCGAAGTGTTCTGAAGAATCACTATGAATTCTTCACCTCCATATCTTGCAACTATATCAGTAGAGCGAACATTTTGAACTAATGTATTGCCTATTTTTGATAGTGCTTCATCTCCTTTTCTATGTCCATAAGTATCGTTTATATCCTTAAATTTATCTATATCAATCATAAGTAAAGCAAATCTTTCTCCGTTTATTTTAACATTATACATTATATCATTGATTATAATATCAAAATACTTTCTGGTATAGGTATTGGTCATAGCATCAATGGTAGACATTATCTTTAAATTGTAATTCTCCAAATTCATAAAAACCAAATATGACAATAAATCTGCAAGCTGATACCTTTCATAATCAAACCTATTAAATAGTTTATCTGTTTGTAGATAAATATATCCTATTATTTTTTCATTTTTAAGGTTATGTTTTCTTCTATCTTTATGAACAAAATTATTTATATAACCATTAGGCTTATACACCGGCACACATATAAAGGCTTTATTTTCTTTCGAGAGCGATTCCGTAAAAAATTTCTTTTTAAGTTCTTTGGGAGTATTTTTAATTATAACCCCAGTACTATTTTCCCCGATTATTTTTAAAATATTTTCGTCTATAATATCCGAATCCTTGGAATTTAAGCTGACAACCAAAGAAAGGTCTTTATTTTTTTCATCATAGGAAAATATAAATCCCTTTTGAGCAATAGTTTTTTCTGCTAAATATTCCAATATTAAATGAAGATTCTCTTTATAATTATCGGTAAAATTTACTATTAAATCTTCTAAATTTTTTATTTTATTTGTAAATTGTAAATCTGTACTGTTCCCCAACATTTTTCTAAGACAATCATTATCTATTAGTTCAGATATTTTTTCAAATTCAAAATATTTTTCAATAGAATCTTCCTTTTCTAAATCTTCTAAACATATATAAGGTATATCTTTCTTAAAAATTTCCTTAAATATGCTTTTCATTTTTTGTTTAATTTCATTTCCCCTATTGATTTTGATATATTGAATTTGAAATTTTTTATCAGGTATTCTTATAGTTAGCCTATAAAGAGCATCTAAAGTTTCAGTATAAAATTTCAATGATTTATAATAATCTCCAAGTTGATAAAATTTATCTGCGATAATAAAATTTCCGTAAAATTCAAAATACAGTATATCATTATTTTTCATTTCATTTTCCAAATACATAAGTTTAGAACTGTCCCCATTATTCCCATCAAGATAATATAATAGTAAATTTCTAATGAAATCCAGGGAATCCTTATGATATTTTTGAACTAAGTCCTCATCTTCTTTTAATAAATCATAAGCATAATCAAGATCCCCTTCTAAAATTGCAATAGTGGAAAACTGAAGCAGGGCTTTTCTTCTGTCAAAATTATACTTTCTCTTTCTAAATTCTTTTCTTATTTCTTCTATATGTTCTTTGTCAAATTTTGACTGTTCATAGTATTTAATTAATATTATTCTAATTTTCGATAGAAGATAATCTCTCATGTCAAATTCCTTACACATCTGTATGGCTCTGTATGTATTCTTCAACGATTTTTTCCACATGCCAAAGGTATAATAGAATTCTCCCATGAAATTAAAATATTGACCTAAGGCCTCTTTTTCTTTGTTAGGGTTTTTGATATATCCTTGTTTCAGTTCTCTGTAACAATTATAGCATAGACCGTATTCTCCCGTTGTTAAATATATATTCCCCAAATTTATGTTGGAAAGGAACAACATGTTTCCATTTTCAATATTCTCAGCTATTTCTTTAGTTTTTCTGATATACTTTTTCCCGTTTTCATAATCATGATTTCCAATATAGATTTCACCAACATTATTCAGAAAAGTCATTTCCAGATCTAAATCTCCAATTTTTCTGCTTATATTCAAGCCTTTATTATAGTATTCAATCGCTTTATCTATATCTCCATAATACTCAATATATACATTTGCCATATTATTTAACGGTTTTATAAACTCCACATAGTCCTCCGTTCTTTCAAAATATTCTATACTCTTAAGAAAATTTTTTTCCGCTTTTTCCATATTTCCCGAATAATAATCGATGATTCCTAACAAATTATAAAAATATCCTGTATTCTTTTCTGCTTTTTCTCTTTCGGAAATCTCCAACCCCGCTAATAACTCCTTCGAAGCACTGTCATAATTGCCTTTGTATATTTCGATCTTACTTAATGAAATGATCGAATTGAGTAATCCTTCAATATTATTTACATCTTTTGCAATGTTCTTTGCGGAAAAGGAATATTTAAAGGCTGAATCAAGATCATTTTTCTTATAATAAATTTGTGCTATTGAGTTCTTACTATCGACAATATATTTTACAGAATTATATTGTTCCGCCTCTTCAAGTAATTGCTTATAAACTTTTAGTGCTTTTTCATTCTGATATCTTAATACATAAAGCCTGCCAATACTTTCCAATACTCGAAGCTTTCTTTCATCTTTCCTATCTTTTAATAAATCATATGCTTTCTCCCAGAATAAAACAGACTGAGAATTTAGCAAAGACTCCATTTCCTCAGCATAATCAATTGTATAATCAATAGCCTTGTCCATTTGATCCGATTGTATTAAATGATATATGAGTTCTTCCAAATCTATATTTTTATTATTCTTATATTCTTCTTCCAATATGACTGCCGATTTTTTGTGCAGTTCCTTTTTTTGTATTGGATCTATAGAATAATATATCATCTTTTTTAATTTTAAATCATATACAATATAACTATATCCCCAATCTCCAACCCTTTCATCCACAAAATCTGCCTTTACCAGCTTATCCACTATCTCATTTAATTTATTTACGTCCATATTCACCATTTTAATAATACTATTTTTAGAAACGGGATTATTAAATATTGAAATAATTTTAAGTACATAGAGAGAATCATCGTCAAGGGAGTTCAACTGTTCTTTTAATGTATTATCAAAACTGACAGGCAGATAAATTTCCGAATAGGTCTTGTTTATCAAGTCCCAATTGCCTCTTTCATTTATCCTCAGCTCTCCTTTGGAGCAAAGATCATAAAGTAGCAATTCAATAAACCTCGGATTACCTAAGGTTTCCTTAAGAAGGCTGGCCGAAAAATTCAAGGGTTTAAAACTCATTCCCAAAATATATTGAACTAATTCTCCTATTTCTTGTAGCCCCAATTTAGATAACTTTATATCTTCAATATAACCTTTAGCTCTCCATTCTTCCAAAAATTTGGATACATTTGAATCAGAAATTTTGTCTCCGCTGTCGGACAGTATAAATGCTATGGAAAACTCCTTAGGACTTTTCAAAATATAATCAATAATCGTTAAAGTTTCTATATCACTGTAATGGATATTATCGATCACTATATTTAAGGATTTAATTTTAGATAAACCATCCATTAAATTTAATAATCTGTCATAAAGTCTAAATTTATCCTCGTTTTCTCCCAAAGAGGGAGTCGGAACTATATCTTTTGCAAGATTTAACTCCGGCAATATTTTTACCAGTTCTCCACCGTATTTATCTAATAATGACTTAGGAATACCCTTTATTGCTTGTCTCAATATATCTCTGATTACTTTAAAGCTTTCATTTTCCTTTTTGGTAATATAACTGTTATATACATCTATTCCTTTAATTTTCAAGCGATAAGATACTTCCTTTAAAAACCGAGTTTTCCCCACTCCCGGCTCCCCACTCACTAACACAATCTTCTTATTACATCTTCTGCCACGATAATCTCCACAAATTTGTAGAACCCGTTTTAATTCCTCACTTTGCCCAACCATCTTAGTTTTAAAATTAATGGTTTCCCTCTCTTTTCTTAAATCATATTCATATCTTATATGAAAAGCAGAAGAAAGTTTATTTACAATATGTGATAAATTAATATCCTTTCCATCCTTGTTACTTTCAACTAAATTATCATATACATTCTCTATAACTTGAAACTGTCCCTTCTCTAAAATTTCATCGGGAAACAAATATTTGATTATCATTCCTAAAAAATAAAAATCAGTTTTTATATCCTTAGACTTTTCTTTCAACAGAGTTTCCGATAAAATAAACTGATTAGTATTTTTGCCATATTCATTCTCTAAATTGTCTTCAAAGGTTGATATCAAATTTCGTAACTTAATTTCACGATTTTTCAATACATAAATATTTTCGGGATTCAAAGACTTATATGTTATTCCCCTAAAATGCAAGAAATTCAAAACTACACAGAGCTGAATAAGAATAAACACCTTGTCTTTAACGGACAATTCATCTCGTATCTGAGCTAAAGTTGAAGCATCTATATACTCGCTTACATAATAATATTTATTTATATTAACCGTACTTCTGTCTATTGTCCTGCAAATATCAAATTGCTCACAACTTAAGAGATACTTATGTTTAATACTGGAAATAAAAATAAAATTTTCAGTTAAATAGTCAATGAGTTTTCCATGTTCTTCATAATTAAAAAATTTTAAAAATTTCTTTTCTTCATTATTCCATAAGTCCTCAACTACATATAAATCATCTTTAGTACTATGATGTAATATAGTCACTATCTTGAATCTGTTATTAATAAATTTCATAGCTTCATTCCCCTTTAAAATCAAAATACCAAGTTTTAAAATAACTATAACGTTACTCTTCCCTAATAGCGTTATATAATATTTTTAGACATTCTTTTAATTTTGTTTTATCTTCTTTATTGAAGCTTCCAAGTTGTTCTTGCAGATATTCTCTCCTCTTCTCAAGAACTTTTTGAACCAATTCATTCCCCAGAGGCATAACTTCTATCCTTACAATCCTTTTATCCCTTAAATCCTTCCTCCTTTCCACAAGTTTATTTTTTTCCATCCTGTCAATCAAATCAGTTATTGTACTGCAGGCAAGAGCCATTTTCTGACTTAATTCTCCTATAGTCAAACTTTCTTCTTCATGTATTAATATTTGAAGAGCAGTAAATTGAGGAATAGTTATATTAATATCATTAAGAATTTCTCTCCCCTTCAATCTTACTATACAGTTGATTTTCCTCAGATACCTTTCAATTTCCATTACATCTTCTTCACAATTATTATTCAAAAAAATCTCCTCCAAAGTCCCGCTTTTAACATTTCTTTAATAAGAATTTTATAATGTCCTAACCTTTAAGTCAATATAATAATACCATAAATAAATAAAATTCTGACAATAAAATTGTCAGAGTTTTATTTAATAAATATTCTAAAGCTATTTGGCAGTACTTCAAATGTTGCGGGAAGTTTCCCTCCATATTCCCCGTCTATATCTATAGGTATACCTTCTTCTGTGAAAACGGATATCTTTTTAGTCTTAAAATACCTAACATTAGGATGATTTATATGGTCACCGCTAAATATATTTATAAATATCGAAACTAAATCCTGTATGTCCGATTTTTGGATGATAATACAATCCAAATATCCGTCACAGACTTCCGCCTTGGGAGCAAGCCTTTTAAACCCTCCTATTGAAGAACTATTAGATATCATAAACAACAATATATCTTCTGCTCCGTTATACTCCTCACTTTCAAATTTTACTTTTATAGGTTCAAATTTCTGCCTTGGTATCTCTTTTAATCCCTCTAAATAATATGCCATTCTTCCAAGAACCGCTTTGGTTTCCGATTGAACTTGATAGCCTACATTAGTCAATAAACCACTTGCAGCTACATTCATAAAGTATTCATCATTAACTCTTCCTAAATCCACATCTATCGTTTTACCTTTTCTTATCATTTCAAAAAAATCCCATCCGCTTTTAGGCAGCCCCATATGATTGGCAAAGTCATTAACCGTTCCTGCGGCCAATATAGCCACGGGTATTTTCTTTTTCCCCAAAACTATTCCCTTTGCAACCTCATTCACTGTTCCATCTCCGCCACATACAACTATTATATCCCAATCTTCTTTACAGGACTTAATCGTTTCCTTGGTGGCATCACCTTTTTCTTCAGTGACAAACTTTCCAACTATGTATCCATTGTCAATAAGAAATTTACATATATGATCCAACTTTCTGTTAATTAACTGTCTTCCTGAAGATGGATTAAATATTATTTTAACTTTTTTCATGAATATCAGCCTTTCTAATTTTTTCTTATCACTCCAAGGAAATATTTCATAATTATACAATTATAATTATACACTTTGTTTACTTTTTTAACATATAAATTTATAATAACCATATCAAAACTTCTTTCAAATAATTAAGAAGTTCTTAAACAGCAGAACTTCTTAAATTGATCTTAATTCATTCTTTTAAGTATATCTTGAAGGGCTCGAGCTTGAAGACCGCAGTCTTCCGCAAAACTTTTAAAAGTTTGAACTAATTCCTTATCTTCAACTTTCTTAGAATACATCTCATAATCTCTGACCATTTCCTGAGCGTCTAATATTTTCTTTTTAAGCATTTCTTTTGTATTTAGCTCCATAAATTCACCTCCAATAAACTATTATTAGTTTTTCATCAAATATTATTTTTATGTGAATGATTTTTTTACTTTAAAACTTATTTTTTTCAATTATAATAGTTAGTATAAAGTTTATTTAGAGAGTCAAAGT is a genomic window of Acidilutibacter cellobiosedens containing:
- a CDS encoding response regulator, whose protein sequence is MKGKNITVMIADDHVLMREGLKQLLELGNNIEVIAQSGDGEETIKKAVECKPDVILLDINMPKLNGIEVLRRLKDMGQTSKIIMLTIHDAREYLFETMKIGANGYILKDSDSDSLVKAIKDVYAGKTYIQPSIASMLVDEINSKGEENKDLAKIKSLTRREYEVLTLLAEGINNKEIADKLYISEKTVKNHVSNIFKKIKVNDRIQAAIFAYKNNIKKI
- a CDS encoding sensor histidine kinase, translated to MSDSLNIKRINDVFHQTINAIETGREEIIDISENIKKEYTRIEEELSDIKKLVDNTTKEVDFAEIEERKARFKLATVSKNFDIYSEQDIKDAYEEANDLRIKLILLREKERTLLERRYEYELRLKANLDIMKKADNVNKKIGVAVKYLQENTDQILLTIDDLGKRQYLGIKIIEGQEEERERVARDIHDGPAQSMANILIKAELCEKLQDLDKERAKVELGNLKTIVRETLKDVRKIIYDLRPMSLDDLGLKPTLERYIYNYMKENSIIVKLNVIGDISDVNSTIGVAVFRVIQEALANVKKHSQASICSIMVEKAKSRLNVIISDNGVGFDCDNKHIEYEPKKNGFGLISMRERIELLDGELQIKSSPGKGTKLYFYIPFVEEELYV
- a CDS encoding LacI family DNA-binding transcriptional regulator, producing MSATIKDVAKMAEVSISTVSRVINDSKPVSPEVRKRVLEVIDELGYKPNEVARTLVTKKSFLIGVIATDIGNSYVAQIIRGIEEVGKMYNYDILLCSSYGDKETELKFIQLLNRKQVEGIILISEIINEKVKEQIDQQNIPFVYLNKYFYMENVLTVSIDDLDASYEMTNYLISLGHKNIIYVSTHENEEYSLEKFKIEGYKKAIDEFGEGDELICFAKGCSIEDGYDIGKEVEDLVEKYDATAVFLSHDELAIGLINYFYDCGVKVPDDISVAGYGDIKISQILRPKLTTIKEPYYDIGAVAIRKIIKELKEEKFDKGNIKLPFQIKKRESCGKIQAE
- a CDS encoding aminopeptidase, which produces MSEKSKGKMLQEELFLKHKNTWEYVEEDEFNKIFQMGEDYKEFLNVGKTERKATKEIIRRAEEKGFKPLEKILETGKKIKAGDKIYFNNKNKGVALFVIGKEDMEKGMNIIGSHIDSPRLDLKQAPLYEDSNLALLKTHYYGGIKKYQWVSIPLSLHGIVIKKNGEEIEVEIGEDEKDPVFLITDLLIHLAKDQMAKTLDEGIAGEGLNIIAGSIPYKEKDLDNKIKLNILNTLYQKYGITESDFLTAEIEAVPSGKARDVGLDRGLISSYGHDDRVCAYTSLKAILDMDIPERTSVGLFVDKEEIGSVGSTGMHSQFFENAVAEILGKDSNLIKFKRTLSNSRMLSADVAAGFDPNYPEAFEKNNSAVVGNGISLIKYTGSRGKGGSNDANAEFIGYVSRIFDENKVVWQTGELGKTDQGGGGTIAYILANYGMDVVDCGVPVLSMHAPYEIVSKGDVYETYKGYKYFYLSK
- a CDS encoding chemotaxis protein CheW, which codes for MSENQYVVFKLGKEEYGIDIMNVKEIGSYKETVKVPNTPKFIDGIINYRGKVIPIINLKKRFNLENTEINADTRVIIINLNEKQIGFVVDEASQTVRLNDNEIDPAPDIISSIDRKYIIGVGKLSEERLIIIIDLEKVLNDSEKSEIEQMKI